Proteins found in one Desulfuromonas thiophila genomic segment:
- a CDS encoding MarC family protein, giving the protein MFETAVVAFTTFFATIGPVDVAALYAALTTAAAPVARRSMALRGTALAALILLLFALFGDAVLRSLGVSLAALQLGGGILLLLIGIDMVFVRPSGGTGATPAEAREAAARHDVAVFPLATPLIAGPGAMSATMLLMAQAQGQWQAEVLVILMLLLVLALTLVLLLVASRIQQWLGVTGMQVISRVFGVLLTALAAQFMIDGVRHSGLLG; this is encoded by the coding sequence ATGTTTGAAACCGCGGTTGTGGCCTTCACCACGTTTTTTGCCACCATTGGTCCGGTGGATGTGGCGGCGCTCTACGCTGCCCTGACCACCGCGGCTGCGCCGGTGGCACGGCGGTCCATGGCGCTGCGCGGCACGGCCCTGGCGGCGCTGATCCTGCTGCTGTTTGCCCTGTTTGGTGATGCGGTATTGCGCAGCCTGGGGGTTTCACTGGCGGCGTTGCAGCTTGGTGGTGGCATTCTGCTGTTGCTGATCGGTATTGATATGGTGTTTGTGCGGCCATCCGGTGGTACTGGCGCCACGCCGGCCGAAGCCCGCGAGGCTGCCGCCCGTCACGATGTGGCGGTTTTTCCCCTGGCAACGCCACTGATTGCCGGGCCGGGTGCCATGAGCGCGACCATGCTGCTGATGGCCCAGGCCCAGGGACAGTGGCAGGCCGAGGTTCTGGTGATCCTGATGCTGCTGCTGGTGTTGGCGCTGACCCTGGTTTTGCTGCTGGTGGCCAGCCGGATTCAGCAGTGGCTGGGGGTGACCGGCATGCAGGTGATCAGTCGGGTGTTCGGTGTGCTGCTGACGGCGCTGGCGGCCCAGTTCATGATCGATGGTGTGCGTCACAGTGGCCTGCTCGGTTAG
- the modF gene encoding molybdate ABC transporter ATP-binding protein ModF — MACSVSSPAGKAALSRTAETTAAAAFKVEQVTVELQAVCLWQGCRPLLQNLTLRLEAGQRWVVLGRNGSGKTALGQLLCGLRQPHQGLCRRPPRTALVAFEQIDRILENERYQDDSDFVGGCDPGTLARDFLLQQTDAAVAGQLPQLARRLGLEALLQRGIRFLSTGEMRKLVLLQALCRQPQLLVLDEPFDGLDAPTCQTLTRLIDEVAAQGVQVLLLLNRLSDVPAATSHLACLHGGLLVASGPLPQMLRSSALQRLQQFGQIRPEQLPGALAPTEPLQLPPHEPLLQLRRVQVRYGERFILRDLDWTVWPGEHWRISGPNGAGKSTLLALISGDNAQAYANDIRLFGRRKGSGESLWQIRRHLGLVSTALQQGYRVGVTARLAVLSGFFDSIGVYRACSRQQDQIARAWLNVLQLADQAERPLRQLSYGEQRLVLLARALVKQPPLLILDEPCQGLDDLNRAMVLQLIDLLGRTGGCQLLYVSHRAEDHLPCVRHHLQLVPAADGGFTGRIL, encoded by the coding sequence GTGGCCTGCTCGGTTAGCTCGCCGGCCGGCAAGGCCGCGCTGTCGCGGACGGCAGAGACAACCGCCGCAGCGGCGTTCAAGGTCGAACAGGTAACGGTGGAATTGCAGGCAGTCTGCCTATGGCAGGGGTGCCGGCCGCTGTTGCAGAATCTGACCCTGCGGCTGGAAGCCGGCCAGCGCTGGGTGGTGCTGGGCCGCAACGGTTCCGGCAAAACCGCGCTGGGGCAGCTGCTTTGCGGTTTGCGTCAGCCGCACCAGGGCCTGTGCCGTCGGCCGCCGCGCACCGCTCTGGTGGCTTTTGAGCAGATTGATCGCATTCTTGAAAATGAGCGTTATCAGGATGACAGCGATTTTGTGGGGGGCTGTGATCCTGGCACCCTGGCGCGTGATTTCCTGTTGCAACAGACCGATGCCGCCGTGGCCGGCCAGCTGCCGCAACTGGCCCGCCGCCTGGGTCTCGAAGCCCTGCTGCAGCGGGGTATCCGCTTTCTGTCCACCGGTGAGATGCGCAAGCTGGTGCTGTTGCAGGCTCTGTGTCGCCAGCCCCAGCTGCTGGTGCTGGACGAGCCCTTTGACGGCCTCGACGCGCCGACCTGTCAGACCCTGACCCGCCTGATCGACGAGGTGGCCGCCCAGGGGGTGCAGGTGCTGTTGCTGCTTAACCGCCTGAGTGACGTGCCGGCCGCCACCAGTCATCTGGCCTGTCTGCATGGTGGGCTGCTGGTGGCCAGTGGTCCGCTGCCGCAGATGCTGCGCAGCAGTGCGCTACAGCGACTGCAGCAGTTCGGGCAGATCCGGCCCGAGCAGCTGCCGGGCGCACTGGCGCCGACCGAGCCGTTACAGCTGCCACCGCACGAACCCCTGCTGCAGCTGCGTCGGGTGCAGGTGCGCTATGGCGAACGATTTATTTTGCGCGATCTCGACTGGACGGTGTGGCCGGGCGAACACTGGCGCATCAGTGGCCCCAATGGCGCCGGCAAGTCGACCCTGCTGGCGCTGATCAGCGGCGACAATGCGCAGGCCTACGCCAACGACATCCGTCTGTTTGGCCGGCGCAAGGGCAGCGGCGAAAGTCTGTGGCAGATTCGCCGTCATCTGGGTCTGGTCTCCACCGCTCTGCAGCAGGGCTACCGGGTCGGGGTGACGGCGCGGCTAGCGGTGCTTTCCGGTTTCTTCGATTCCATCGGGGTATACCGCGCCTGCAGCCGGCAGCAGGATCAGATTGCCCGGGCCTGGCTCAACGTGCTGCAGCTGGCCGATCAGGCCGAGCGGCCGCTGCGCCAGTTGTCCTACGGCGAGCAGCGCCTGGTCCTGTTGGCGCGGGCGCTGGTCAAGCAGCCGCCATTGCTCATTCTCGACGAACCCTGCCAGGGCCTGGACGATCTCAACCGGGCTATGGTGCTGCAGCTGATTGATCTGCTGGGTCGCACGGGTGGTTGTCAGCTGCTCTATGTCAGCCATCGGGCCGAAGACCATCTGCCCTGTGTGCGTCACCACCTGCAACTGGTGCCGGCCGCCGATGGCGGTTTCACCGGTCGGATTCTGTGA
- a CDS encoding YqaE/Pmp3 family membrane protein has translation MTPKRGDADDRHHQGCDSDSARHRAAAPWRVFAGRCLHFWLNLLLTLLGYVPGIIHAVWVMILKK, from the coding sequence TTGACGCCAAAAAGAGGAGATGCTGATGACAGACACCACCAAGGATGTGATTCGGATTCTGCTCGCCATCGTGCTGCCGCTCCTTGGCGTGTTTTTGCAGGTCGGTGTCTGCATTTCTGGCTCAACCTGCTGCTGACGCTGTTGGGCTATGTGCCGGGTATCATTCACGCGGTCTGGGTGATGATCCTGAAGAAATAA
- a CDS encoding sensor domain-containing diguanylate cyclase: MGEKTPMVMVVLLLTWLLCPALLWAGDFFQCDVFEGHGAVMLLIDADSGAIVDANQAAALFYGYSRDQLRQLRIQQINSLSDEEVRVERQLAAQEKRHYFLFRHRLADGRIADVEVYSWPIRRSDRTLLFSIVHDVSTRDLALKQLSRSEARLRLAEQVAGQGYWEFDLQRGVYHLSQGAGKLIGLEQEELPFRDFLSLVLAEDRAALEAARQSVLDGEPSYDVRFRLRRPDGQRVYLRSHGRYDARNNSLFGVIVDVGESTRALQALQQQKSRFARTVLVIMLAQLGVIALLVVLWRRRKQAEQRAQHLALHDSLTGLPNRALFADRVEQALVAAQRNRERVALLFIDLDRFKPVNDQFGHGVGDLLLKQVASRIRACVRESDTAARIGGDEFVVMLPQLHQSDDAQRVAGNIRQALARPFAVAGHALEISASIGIALYPDHGDRQIVLSQRADQAMYQAKQQGRDQVCLYQPVDAPPA; the protein is encoded by the coding sequence ATGGGGGAAAAGACGCCGATGGTGATGGTGGTGCTGCTGCTGACATGGCTGCTGTGCCCTGCCCTGTTGTGGGCCGGTGATTTTTTCCAGTGCGATGTCTTTGAGGGGCATGGCGCGGTGATGCTGCTGATCGATGCCGACAGCGGTGCCATTGTCGATGCCAACCAGGCCGCCGCCTTGTTCTATGGCTACAGCCGCGACCAGTTGCGCCAGCTGCGGATTCAGCAGATCAACAGCCTCAGCGATGAAGAGGTCCGGGTTGAACGCCAGCTGGCGGCGCAGGAAAAACGTCATTATTTTCTGTTCCGCCATCGCCTGGCCGATGGCCGCATTGCCGATGTCGAGGTCTATTCCTGGCCGATACGGCGTTCTGACCGGACGCTGCTGTTTTCCATTGTGCACGATGTGTCAACGCGCGATCTGGCCCTCAAGCAGCTGTCCCGCAGCGAAGCGCGCCTGCGACTGGCCGAGCAGGTGGCGGGTCAGGGTTACTGGGAGTTCGATCTGCAGCGGGGTGTTTACCATCTGTCGCAGGGCGCCGGCAAACTCATCGGCCTGGAACAGGAGGAGCTGCCCTTCCGTGATTTTCTGTCGCTGGTGCTGGCCGAAGATCGTGCGGCGCTGGAGGCGGCCCGCCAGTCGGTGCTTGACGGCGAACCCAGCTACGATGTGCGTTTCCGTTTGCGCCGTCCCGATGGTCAGCGGGTTTATCTGCGCAGCCACGGCCGTTATGATGCCAGGAATAACAGCCTGTTTGGTGTGATCGTTGATGTTGGCGAATCGACCCGCGCGCTGCAGGCGCTGCAGCAGCAGAAAAGTCGCTTCGCCCGCACAGTGCTGGTGATCATGCTGGCGCAGTTGGGTGTGATTGCTTTGCTGGTGGTGTTGTGGCGGCGGCGCAAACAGGCCGAGCAGCGGGCCCAGCATCTGGCTCTGCACGACAGCCTGACCGGCCTGCCCAACCGTGCCCTGTTCGCCGACCGGGTGGAGCAGGCGTTGGTGGCGGCACAGCGCAACCGCGAGCGGGTGGCTCTGCTGTTCATCGATCTCGATCGCTTCAAGCCGGTGAATGATCAGTTCGGTCACGGCGTCGGTGATCTGCTGTTGAAGCAGGTGGCCAGCCGCATTCGCGCCTGTGTGCGTGAATCCGACACGGCGGCGCGCATTGGCGGCGACGAGTTTGTCGTCATGCTGCCGCAATTGCATCAGTCCGATGACGCCCAGCGGGTGGCCGGCAACATCCGCCAGGCCCTGGCCCGGCCCTTCGCCGTGGCGGGTCATGCGCTGGAGATCTCCGCCAGCATCGGCATTGCCCTTTATCCCGATCATGGCGATCGGCAGATTGTCCTGTCACAGCGGGCCGACCAGGCCATGTATCAGGCCAAGCAGCAGGGCCGCGATCAGGTCT